A window from Equus caballus isolate H_3958 breed thoroughbred chromosome 8, TB-T2T, whole genome shotgun sequence encodes these proteins:
- the C8H18orf32 gene encoding UPF0729 protein C18orf32 homolog has protein sequence MVCIPCIVIPVLLWIYKKFLEPYIYPLISPFVSRMWPGKAIRESSDKNKGKGDYKGADVNGLPTKGPTEISDKKD, from the exons ATGGTGTGCATTCCTTGTATTGTCATTCCAGTTCTGCTCTGGATCTACAAAAAATTCCTGGAGCCATATATATACCCCCTGATTTCCCCCTTTGTTAGTCGTATGTGGCCTGGAAAAGCTATACGAGAATCCAGTGATAAAAACAAAGGCAAAGGAGACTATAAG GGTGCAGACGTGAATGGACTACCAACAAAAGGACCAACAGAAATCTCTGATAAAAAGGACTGA
- the RPL17 gene encoding large ribosomal subunit protein uL22, which translates to MVRYSLDPENPTKSCKSRGSNLRVHFKNTRETAQAIKGMHIRKATKYLKDVTLKKQCVPFRRYNGGVGRCAQAKQWGWTQGRWPKKSAEFLLHMLKNAESNAELKGLDVDSLVIEHIQVNKAPKMRRRTYRAHGRINPYMSSPCHIEMILTEKEQIVPKPEEEVAQKKKISQKKLKKQKLMARE; encoded by the exons ATGGTTCGCTACTCACTTGACCCGGAAAACCCTACAAAGT CATGCAAATCAAGAGGTTCGAATCTTCGTGTCCACTTTAAG aaCACTCGTGAAACTGCCCAGGCCATCAAGGGTATGCACATCCGAAAAGCTACCAAGTATCTGAAGGATGTCACTTTAAAGAAGCAGTGCGTGCCGTTCCGTCGATACAATGGCGGCGTTGGTAGGTGTGCCCAG GCCAAACAGTGGGGCTGGACACAGGGTCGGTGGCCCAAAAAGAGTGCTGAATTTTTACTGCACATGCTTAAGAATGCAGAGAGTAATGCTGAACTTAAG ggTTTGGATGTCGATTCTCTGGTCATTGAGCATATCCAGGTGAACAAAGCTCCCAAGATGCGGCGCAGGACATACAGAGCCCATGGTCGGATCAACCCCTACATGAGCTCTCCCTGCCACATCGAGATGATCCTTACTGAAAAAGAGCAAATCGTTCCTAAACCAGAAGAGGAGGTTGCACAGAAGAAAAAG ATATCccagaagaaactgaagaaacaaaaacttatgGCCCGGGAATAA